From one Eucalyptus grandis isolate ANBG69807.140 chromosome 9, ASM1654582v1, whole genome shotgun sequence genomic stretch:
- the LOC104418659 gene encoding interferon-related developmental regulator 1 has product MGLQKRSGRARKDGGGSAHWADADAGEGEVAAKRAPSVPMLELGYYLEELFKKKGSVREDALTSIIQIFSHQIKHEFVEDNFATLLYRFLNCVKNGSPKEVALASRAIGLLAMTTKCRDKARELYEESVSLFSKALKPHAKKLYNEMTNSLVVVTYFCADASVETEKSMQILWDFIHQQGGTNISEDADALSILVAAISAWSCLLSTLDGWRVDSKLWKGAIPYFLSLLKTNNIEAVQLVACEALFLILEIGSLRKFSDETEACDDIAKLVRSTVCSINPTIIKYSEEDKFPKKSIAVGRQRVNLSTWSESIQLNFFKQFLGKDGFITHMLGNKLLRDVFEFVNQEGPSDTRLDVPEREEVVKHYLLPVRKPKARDKARSKEIDLSFSSSKEKLVDQRMNKSANSAKNKARTQLLNKNRTSSEERNIGHFISED; this is encoded by the exons ATGGGACTTCAGAAGC GTTCGGGCCGCGCGAGGAAAGACGGCGGCGGGTCTGCGCATTGGGCGGACGCGGACGCGGGAGAGGGCGAGGTCGCGGCGAAGAGAGCGCCGAGCGTGCCGATGCTGGAGTTGGGGTATTACTTAGAGGAGCTGTTCAAGAAGAA GGGGTCGGTTAGAGAAGATGCATTGACCTCCATAATCCAGATATTCAGCCACCAGATAAAGCATGAATTCGTCGAGGATAA CTTTGCTACTTTGCTCTATCGATTCCTGAATTGTGTGAAGAATGGTTCGCCTAAGGAGGTGGCCTTAGCATCTCGTGCTATTG GGTTGCTGGCAATGACAACCAAATGCAGAGACAAGGCTCGCGAACTATATGAAGAATCTGTTTCCTTATTTTCCAAGGCACTTAAACCTCATGCCAAGAAACTCTACAACGAG ATGACGAATAGCTTGGTGGTGGTTACCTACTTCTGTGCAGATGCTTCGGTGGAGACTGAAAAGTCTATGCAGATTTTATGGGATTTCATCCACCAACAAGGTGGCACTAAT ATATCTGAGGATGCTGATGCACTGTCCATTCTTGTTGCTGCAATATCTGCATGGTCCTGCTTGCTCTCAACGCTTGATGGATGGAGAGTTGATAGCAAGCTGTGGAAGGG GGCTATCCCTTACTTCTTGAGCCTACTAAAGACCAACAATATTGAAGCTGTACAACTGGTAGCCTGTGAAGCATTGTTTTTGATACTGGAAATTGGATCTCTCCGTAAGTTCTCTGATGAAACTGAGGCTTGCGATGACATTGCAAAGCTAGTGAGGAGTACAGTCTGCAGCATAAATCCAACCATCATCAAATATTCAGAG GAGGACAAATTCCCAAAGAAGAGCATAGCAGTTGGCAGacaaagagtaaatttatcaacaTGGTCAGAGTCAATACAG CTAAATTTCTTCAAGCAGTTTCTAGGAAAAGATGGATTCATTACTCATATGCTT GGAAACAAACTCCTCAGAGATGTGTTCGAGTTTGTTAACCAAGAGGGTCCTTCAGACACTCGACTCGACGTACCAGAAAGAGAAGAG GTGGTTAAGCACTACTTGCTTCCGGTTCGAAAGCCTAAAGCTAGAGATAAAGCAAGAAGcaaagagattgatctttctttctcttccagcAAGGAAAAACTAGTTGATCAA AGAATGAACAAGTCGGCAAATTCTGCTAAAAACAAAGCAAGGACACAGCTCTTGAACAAGAACCGAACGTCGTCAGAG gaaagAAACATTGGCCATTTCATTTCTGAAGATTGA
- the LOC104418661 gene encoding organelle RRM domain-containing protein 2, mitochondrial, which produces MAMRLGFARRLLSTSSFASQLSAPAATAAATAAAGSDKPAPIPSDTLFVSGLNKRTTTEKLHESFSQFGQVVHAKVVTDRNSGYSKGFGFVKYASIEDAGKGIEGMDAKFLDGWVIFAEYARPRPPPGQAPTQDTYTRRSGY; this is translated from the exons ATGGCGATGAGGCTTGGGTTCGCGAGGAGGCTGCTCTCGACTTCGAGTTTTGCCTCCCAGCTCTCGGCTCCCGCGGCAACCGCCGCCgcaaccgccgccgccggcagCGACAAGCCCGCGCCTATTCCTTCCGATACTCTCTTCGTCTCGG GGCTTAATAAGAGAACGACCACGGAGAAGCTCCATGAGTCATTCTCACAATTTGGCCAAGTCGTCCACG CCAAAGTAGTTACAGATCGGAATTCTGGGTACTCAAAAGGATTTGGCTTTGTGAAGTATGCATCGATAGAGGATGCTGGAAAAGGAATAGAAGGAATGGATGCAAAG TTTCTTGATGGATGGGTAATATTTGCTGAATATGCACGGCCAAGACCTCCCCCTGGACAGGCACCAACTCAGGATACATACACGCGGAGGAGCGGATATTGA
- the LOC104420484 gene encoding probable beta-D-xylosidase 5, giving the protein MGQVVSTEARAMHNVGQAGLTYWSPNVNVFRDPRWGCGQETPGEDPLVVSRYAANYVRGLQEVVEGGNYTDSRLKVSSCCKHYTAYDVDSWKAVDRFHFDARVTKQDMEDTYQPPFRSCIEEGRVSSVMCSYNRVNGVPTCADPNLLKGIVRDQWGLDGYIVSDCDSIEVYHDRIHYTATPEDAVALALKAGLNMNCGDFLSKYTQNAVKQKKVDESVVDQALVYNYAVLMRLGFFDGDPNSLPFGNLGPQDVCTNENQHLALDAAKQGIVLLANEGALPLSESTIKNMAVIGPNANATTVMISNYAGTPCQYTSPLQGLQKFVSTVSYEPGCADVKCSNKSLFEAAVNIATPADVVVVVVGLSLSIEKEGLDRVNLTLPGLQENLVMEVSEATNGTVILVIMSAGPVDVSFAKHVSKIKGILWVGYPGQDGGDAIAQVIFGNYNPGGRSPFTWYPQEYADQVPMTDMNMRANASTNYPGRTYRFYTGKSVYQFGHGLSYSYYSKFIISAPSTILVQLAPTPDQHDILCSSSKVQILSDSNAQAIDISAIKCTDLGFNIVVGVTNDGKMDGTHVVLVFWKPPRSQGLITGAPIQQLVGFERAEVKVGKTEKVTVRVDVCKHLSLADKEGNRLLVTGRHTLLVGSPSERQARHRLNIRVEAMKMN; this is encoded by the exons ATGGGGCAGGTCGTGTCAACCGAGGCTAGAGCCATGCACAATGTTGGCCAAGCGGGGCTCACATACTGGAGCCCTAATGTCAACGTGTTCCGGGACCCACGATGGGGGTGCGGACAAGAAACGCCAGGGGAAGACCCTCTGGTTGTGTCCAGATATGCGGCGAACTATGTGAGAGGACTGCAAGAAGTGGTGGAGGGAGGAAATTATACCGACAGCAGGCTCAAGGTTTCTAGTTGCTGCAAGCATTATACCGCTTATGATGTTGATAGCTGGAAAGCTGTAGATCGATTTCATTTTGACGCACGG GTGACAAAACAGGACATGGAGGACACATATCAGCCACCATTTAGGAGCTGCATAGAGGAGGGACGTGTTAGTAGTGTTATGTGCTCTTACAATAGGGTGAACGGGGTTCCTACCTGTGCCGATCCAAACCTGCTCAAGGGAATAGTCAGAGATCAATGGGGTCTTGACGG CTATATCGTCTCAGACTGTGACTCAATTGAGGTTTACCATGATCGCATCCACTATACCGCTACACCTGAGGATGCAGTCGCCCTCGCCCTAAAAGCAG GTTTAAACATGAATTGTGGGGATTTTCTGAGCAAGTACACACAAAATGCGGTAAAGCAGAAGAAGGTAGATGAGTCTGTTGTGGATCAGGCCTTGGTATACAACTATGCAGTCCTCATGAGACTCGGCTTCTTTGATGGAGACCCCAATTCTCTCCCATTTGGAAATCTTGGTCCACAGGATGTATGTACCAACGAAAATCAACACTTGGCACTAGATGCAGCGAAGCAAGGGATCGTCCTTCTTGCCAATGAGGGAGCACTCCCACTGTCCGAAAGTACCATAAAAAACATGGCTGTTATAGGACCAAATGCTAATGCCACAACGGTCATGATAAGCAACTATGCCGGTACACCTTGTCAATACACCAGTCCATTACAAGGGCTGCAAAAGTTTGTAAGCACAGTGAGCTATGAGCCCGGTTGCGCCGATGTAAAATGCAGCAACAAATCTCTTTTCGAGGCAGCTGTTAACATCGCCACCCCAGCCGACGTTGTGGTTGTTGTGGTGGGGCTTAGTCTATCAATTGAGAAAGAGGGGTTGGACAGAGTGAACTTGACATTGCCAGGGCTTCAGGAAAATCTGGTCATGGAGGTATCGGAAGCGACAAATGGGACCGTGATTCTCGTTATCATGTCAGCTGGTCCAGTTGATGTTTCATTCGCAAAACATGTGAGTAAAATCAAGGGAATTCTGTGGGTTGGATATCCAGGCCAAGATGGAGGAGACGCCATAGCTCAGGTCATCTTTGGGAACTACAACccag GTGGAAGGTCCCCCTTTACGTGGTATCCACAAGAGTATGCCGATCAAGTACCGATGACAGACATGAACATGAGAGCCAACGCCTCTACTAACTACCCTGGAAGAACTTACCGTTTTTACACAGGAAAATCCGTCTATCAGTTTGGCCACGGACTGAGCTACTCCTACTATTCCAAATTCATCATATCCGCCCCATCCACTATACTTGTCCAATTGGCACCCACACCCGATCAACACGACATTCTCTGTTCCAGCTCCAAAGTCCAGATACTCTCGGACTCCAACGCTCAAGCTATCGACATTTCAGCAATCAAGTGTACAGACTTGGGATTCAACATCGTTGTTGGAGTCACAAACGATGGGAAAATGGATGGGACTCATGTGGTGCTAGTGTTTTGGAAGCCGCCGCGCTCACAAGGATTAATAACCGGTGCACCAATTCAGCAACTGGTGGGTTTTGAGAGAGCGGAGGTGAAGGTTGGCAAGACAGAGAAGGTGACGGTGAGGGTGGACGTGTGCAAGCATCTGAGTCTTGCAGACAAGGAAGGGAACAGACTTCTGGTGACAGGGCGGCACACGTTACTAGTCGGTTCTCCAAGCGAGCGCCAAGCGAGACATCGCTTGAACATCCGGGTGGAAGCGATGAAGATGAACTGA
- the LOC104418663 gene encoding transcription factor bHLH84, with protein METFGANSEVEWGSISGMYFTEESDLMAQWFDKCSLPAELYAGSHFALHSAYLPTYESFNLAGVDGSAFCTSDTLYPNSHSSSPHDEFHSSVSSFLFPSSGDSNYHLSDLNPILVTSSSSLCNELSMSNLRQTGSCLIEGDNSPNREMSEVDESHGSPREMAFMENSLRLKWGSEILPVISAAKDDKDDSNDSSRKRSRNLGEKNKRSVRLRKDLKLDCPRKSHEEAKGCTGGQISSTCFSEDDSSSSLELNRGAASSMSPKETASLSPNGKTRASRGSATDPQSLYARKRRERINERLRMLQNLVPNGTKVDISTMLEEAVQYVKFLQLQIKLLSSDDLWMYAPIAYNGMDIGLDLKLSKSCSL; from the exons TTTACTGAAGAGTCTGACCTCATGGCTCAATGGTTTGATAAGTGTTCATTACCAGCCGAGCTATATGCAGGCTCACATTTTGCATTGCATTCTGCCTATCTGCCGACCTATGAATCTTTTAACCTAGCAGGGGTTGATGGAAGTGCATTCTGTACTTCTGATACTCTCTATCCGAACTCACATTCTTCTTCTCCACATGACGAATTTCACAGCAGTGTTAGTAGCTTCCTTTTTCCCAGTTCAGGTGATAGCAACTACCACTTGAGTGACTTGAATCCAATTCTGGTCACTAGTAGTAGCTCCCTGTGCAATGAACTTTCCATGAGCAATTTGAGACAAACCGGTTCTTGTCTCATTGAAGGGGACAATTCGCCAAACCGAGAAATGAGCGAAGTTGATGAATCTCATGGGAGCCCCCGAGAAATGGCTTTTATGGAGAACTCTCTGCGGCTCAAATGGGGGTCTGAGATTCTACCAGTGATATCAGCAGCAAAAGATGATAAAGATGATTCAAATGACAGTTCTAGGAAAAGATCTCGGAACCTAGGAGAG AAAAACAAGAGAAGTGTTCGGTTAAGGAAAGACCTGAAACTTGATTGTCCAAGAAAAAGCCATGAAGAAGCTAAAGGTTGCACAGGTGGGCAGATCTCAAGTACTTGCTTCTCAGAGGATGATTCTAGCTCTTCTCTGGAGCTGAACAGAGGAGCTGCTTCAAGTATGAGTCCAAAAGAAACTGCATCTCTCAGTCCTAATGGCAAAACCAGAGCCAGCAGGGGCTCGGCAACAGATCCGCAGTCTCTCTATGCAAGA aaaagaagagaacGGATAAATGAGCGCCTCAGAATGCTACAGAACCTTGTTCCAAATGGAACTAAG GTTGACATTAGCACGATGCTTGAAGAAGCTGTTCAATATGTTAAGTTTCTACAGCTGCAAATAAAG CTCTTGAGTTCTGATGACTTGTGGATGTATGCACCGATTGCTTATAATGGAATGGACATTGGGCTTGATTTGAAGCTAAGTAAATCTTGTTCACTGTAA
- the LOC104418662 gene encoding 5-oxoprolinase yields MGSAAVDKLRFCIDRGGTFTDVYAEIPGEPDGRVLKLLSVDPANYDDAPVEGIRRVLEKYTGKKIPRASKVPTENIEWIRMGTTVATNALLERKGERIALCVTRGFKDLLQIGNQARPNIFDLTVLKPSNLYEEIIEADERVELVSGKEEDAQHSSTKLVMGVSGELVRVLKPLDEEALSPLLKGLLDKGISCLAVVLMHSYTYPDHEIAVKSLAEKLGFRHVSLSSALTPMVRAVPRGLTATVDAYLTPVIKEYLSGFISRFDEGLDKVNVLFMQSDGGLAPESKFSGHKAILSGPAGGVVGYSQTLFGLETDKPLIGFDMGGTSTDVSRYAGSYEQVLETQIAGAIIQAPQLDINTVAAGGGSKLKFQFGAFRVGPESVGAHPGPVCYRKGGELAVTDANLILGYVIPDFFPSIFGPNEDQPLDIMATRQEFEKLAKGINSYRLNQDSSVKEMSVEEIALGFVNVANETMCRPIRQLTEMKGHETRNHALACFGGAGPQHACAIARSLGMSEVIVHRFCGILSAYGMGLADVIEEAQEPYSAVYSPESTVEASRREAALSTQIKQKLQEQGFREENIATETYLNLRYEGTDTAIMVKRHTTEDDSRFDYAEEFVNLFQQEYGFKLQNRNILICDVRIRGIGVTNILKPRALEPAFGSPEVEGHYKIYFGNGWHTAPLFKLENLGYGHSLLGPAIIMNGNSTVIVEPNCKATITKYGNIKIDIESAVSSVKLTEKVADVVQLSIFNHRFMGIAEQMGRTLQRTSISTNIKERLDFSCALFGPDGGLVANAPHVPVHLGAMSSTVRWQLEYWGDNLSEGDVLVTNHPCSGGSHLPDITVITPVFDEGKLVFFVASRGHHAEIGGITPGSMPPFSKSIYEEGAAIKAFKLVEKGIFQEEGIVKLLCFPCSDESEHNIPGTRRLQDNLSDLHAQVAANQRGIILIKELIEQYGLDTVQAYMMYVQNNAEEAVREMLKSVAAKVSSQLNNAGNKDSVTIEEEDCMDDGSIIHLELTIDSVKGEAVFDFSGTSPEVYGNWNAPEAVTAAAVIYCLRCLVDIDIPLNQGCLAPVKIHVPKGSFLSPSDKAAVVGGNVLTSQRVTDVILTAFQACACSQGCMNNLTFGDDTFGYYETIGGGSGAGPTWDGTSGVQCHMTNTRMTDPEIFEQRYPVLLHKFGLRENSGGAGTRKGGDGLVREIEFKSPVVVSILSERRVHAPRGLRGGKDGVRGANFLITKDGRKIYLGGKNTVQVQPGEILQILTPGGGGWGCPP; encoded by the coding sequence ATGGGGAGTGCGGCTGTCGATAAACTGCGGTTTTGCATTGATAGAGGAGGGACTTTCACGGATGTTTATGCTGAAATTCCGGGTGAGCCGGACGGCCGAGTTCTGAAGCTCTTGTCAGTTGACCCGGCGAATTACGATGATGCTCCGGTGGAGGGGATTAGGAGGGTTCTCGAAAAGTACACCGGGAAGAAAATCCCTCGTGCGTCGAAAGTGCCGACGGAGAATATCGAATGGATAAGGATGGGCACGACAGTGGCGACAAATGCTCTCTTggagagaaaaggggaaaggATCGCTCTGTGCGTGACACGGGGTTTCAAGGATCTGCTGCAGATAGGTAACCAGGCTCGGCCTAACATCTTTGACCTGACTGTGTTGAAACCCTCGAACCTTTATGAGGAAATAATAGAAGCTGATGAGAGAGTTGAGCTTGTTTCCGGTAAGGAGGAAGATGCTCAACATTCGTCCACCAAATTGGTGATGGGAGTCTCCGGTGAGCTTGTCAGGGTATTGAAGCCACTTGATGAAGAGGCTTTGTCTCCTTTACTAAAAGGATTATTGGACAAAGGAATTAGCTGCTTGGCCGTTGTCTTGATGCATTCATATACTTATCCAGATCATGAAATAGCTGTGAAGAGTTTAGCCGAAAAATTGGGCTTCAGACATGTGTCCTTATCTTCAGCTTTGACTCCGATGGTTCGAGCAGTTCCTCGAGGTTTAACAGCCACTGTGGATGCATATTTGACTCCCGTCATAAAAGAATATCTGTCAGGGTTCATCTCCCGGTTCGATGAAGGGTTGGACAAGGTGAATGTGTTGTTTATGCAATCGGATGGTGGACTAGCACCTGAAAGTAAGTTTTCAGGTCACAAAGCAATTCTATCAGGTCCAGCTGGTGGCGTGGTTGGTTATTCGCAGACTCTATTTGGGCTTGAGACAGACAAGCCCCTCATTGGGTTCGACATGGGAGGCACATCCACTGATGTGAGTCGGTATGCAGGGAGTTATGAGCAAGTTTTGGAGACCCAAATTGCCGGTGCCATAATCCAAGCGCCTCAGCTAGACATAAACACCGTTGCTGCAGGCGGTGGGTCAAAGTTAAAGTTTCAGTTCGGAGCATTCCGGGTTGGCCCAGAATCAGTGGGTGCACATCCTGGTCCAGTGTGTTATAGGAAAGGAGGGGAGCTTGCAGTTACAGATGCAAACCTGATTTTAGGTTATGTTATTCCTGACTTTTTCCCATCTATCTTCGGCCCAAATGAGGATCAGCCTTTAGATATCATGGCGACAAGGCAAGAATTCGAGAAGCTTGCTAAAGGAATTAATTCGTATAGATTGAACCAGGATTCATCCGTGAAGGAAATGTCCGTCGAAGAGATTGCACTTGGATTTGTTAATGTGGCAAATGAGACGATGTGCCGTCCAATACGTCAACTGACTGAGATGAAGGGCCATGAAACAAGGAACCATGCTCTTGCTTGCTTTGGAGGAGCTGGCCCACAACATGCCTGTGCAATTGCTCGGTCTTTGGGCATGAGCGAGGTAATAGTACATAGATTCTGTGGCATTCTGAGTGCATATGGAATGGGTCTGGCAGATGTTATTGAAGAGGCACAGGAGCCATATTCTGCTGTTTATAGTCCTGAGTCGACCGTAGAGGCCTCACGTAGAGAAGCTGCTCTATCAacacaaataaagcaaaagctACAAGAGCAAGGCTTCAGAGAGGAGAACATTGCAACAGAGACATATCTAAATCTAAGGTATGAAGGTACGGATACTGCCATCATGGTGAAGAGGCACACTACTGAAGATGACTCCAGATTTGACTATGCTGAAGAATTTGTGAACCTCTTTCAGCAAGAATATGGATTTAAGCTGCAGAATAGGAACATCCTCATATGCGATGTGAGGATTCGAGGGATAGGGGTcacgaatattttgaagccaaGGGCCTTAGAACCTGCTTTTGGTTCTCCTGAAGTTGAAGGCCATTACAAGATCTACTTTGGGAATGGCTGGCATACAGCGCCACTTTTCAAGCTTGAGAATCTGGGTTATGGGCACAGTTTGCTTGGTCCTGCTATAATCATGAACGGGAATAGCACTGTCATAGTAGAACCAAACTGTAAAGCAACGATAACCAAGTATGGCAACATCAAAATTGACATTGAATCAGCTGTTAGCTCAGTGAAGTTAACCGAAAAGGTTGCAGATGTTGTGCAGCTGTCAATTTTCAATCACAGGTTTATGGGAATTGCCGAGCAAATGGGACGAACGCTGCAGAGAACTTCCATATCAACAAATATCAAGGAACGTTTGGACTTTTCTTGTGCTCTTTTTGGCCCTGATGGGGGACTAGTTGCTAATGCTCCTCATGTTCCTGTCCACCTAGGAGCAATGTCAAGCACAGTCCGATGGCAGCTAGAGTACTGGGGTGACAATTTAAGTGAGGGAGATGTTCTGGTCACTAACCATCCCTGCTCCGGTGGAAGCCATCTTCCTGATATTACTGTTATTACACCCGTTTTTGATGAAGGGAAGCTGGTATTTTTTGTTGCAAGCAGGGGACATCATGCTGAGATTGGAGGCATCACTCCAGGAAGCATGCCGCCCTTTTCTAAATCCATATATGAAGAGGGGGCTGCAATAAAAGCATTTAAGCTTGTCGAGAAAGGGATATTTCAAGAGGAAGGAATTGTGAAGCTACTTTGTTTCCCCTGTTCTGATGAATCGGAGCATAACATTCCAGGCACCCGCAGGCTTCAAGATAATTTGTCAGATCTTCATGCCCAAGTAGCTGCAAACCAGAGAGGAATTATTCTGATAAAAGAGCTAATTGAGCAGTATGGTCTTGATACTGTTCAAGCTTACATGATGTATGTGCAAAACAATGCAGAAGAAGCTGTGAGAGAAATGCTCAAGTCAGTTGCTGCCAAAGTTTCATCTCAATTAAACAATGCTGGGAACAAGGATTCTGTCACTATCGAAGAAGAGGATTGCATGGATGATGGTTCGATCATACATCTTGAACTTACTATTGATTCTGTTAAAGGAGAAGCCGTTTTTGACTTCAGTGGGACCAGTCCAGAAGTCTATGGGAACTGGAATGCACCCGAGGCCGTGACAGCTGCTGCAGTCATATACTGCCTACGGTGTTTGGTTGACATCGATATACCTCTTAATCAGGGATGTTTGGCTCCAGTCAAAATTCACGTTCCAAAGGGTTCATTTCTTTCTCCAAGTGATAAAGCTGCTGTTGTCGGAGGTAATGTTCTGACTTCGCAGAGAGTTACTGACGTCATACTCACCGCCTTTCAAGCATGTGCCTGCTCTCAGGGTTGTATGAATAACTTAACGTTTGGAGATGACACATTTGGTTATTATGAAACAATTGGCGGCGGGAGCGGAGCTGGTCCAACTTGGGACGGTACCAGTGGGGTCCAGTGCCATATGACCAACACTCGCATGACCGATCCCGAGATCTTCGAGCAGAGGTACCCTGTTCTTCTGCATAAGTTTGGACTCAGAGAAAATAGCGGAGGGGCCGGAACTCGTAAAGGAGGCGATGGTCTCGTGAGGGAGATAGAGTTCAAGTCCCCGGTCGTGGTTAGTATTTTGTCGGAGAGGCGTGTTCACGCTCCGAGGGGGTTAAGAGGAGGCAAAGATGGGGTGCGCGGAGCAAACTTTCTCATTACAAAAGATGGGCGGAAAATTTACCTGGGAGGCAAGAACACTGTTCAGGTGCAGCCTGGAGAAATACTTCAGATACTGACTCCTGGCGGCGGTGGATGGGGCTGTCCTCCGTAA
- the LOC104420485 gene encoding uncharacterized protein LOC104420485 has product MSILNPGVLVRLVQGMNEKEIAGEDRKAALLQIRSIMPVLSEGDLWPNGGFYVKVSDASHAMNVSLPQEQDDLILCNKLHLGQYVYADKMEASYPVPVLKGVRPIPHRNLCGGAPKDLVPLENLEEIWANPESTKEIIDYTEDKPKRSANASRANVARKNCGSVTNSVSRQCGVGRTLSDSDGLLGRDKNSDSDSTISSSSETTTKRRSWNEMDSTRIDEISKSRILKHKLKPVSISQDHCRCEVVKQRDAAVLAAVEALQEASAAERLLKCLSAYSELQSSNSEEEQPPVDKFFKLQDDMSHSRLVIQSLTNATPTRAAEIEPNSANSTREAFKIALDRKRNASLWIKAALAFDLVPLSTTTRSCLPSVEATKAFKLSCVESADSVPTRKHKNCEVMIGATSENHKLERSKGSPSSATADLANSLQDEFRTLFLAYVERYLDGLKSQFSIESISNSQTIHVMLQIKRVSDWLDVMARKEASYAKIGCRGSSDLEDPEFEVYSRVRNKIYRILLMHIEKTALAWESTNTAVEA; this is encoded by the exons ATGTCAATCTTGAATCCTGGGGTTCTTGTCAGGCTTGTTCAAGGCATGAATGAGAAGGAGATTGCTGGCGAAGATCGAAAAGCTGCGCTGTTACAAATCAGGAGCATAATGCCTGTCTTGTCTGAAGGGGATCTCTGGCCTAACGGGGGATTTTACGTGAAAGTTTCTGATGCTTCACATGCCATGAATGTTTCTTTGCCTCAAGAGCAAGATGACTTGATTCTATGCAACAAATTACACCTTGGCCAATATGTGTATGCTGATAAGATGGAGGCGTCGTATCCTGTTCCGGTGCTCAAAGGTGTAAGGCCCATTCCCCACAGAAATTTGTGTGGCGGGGCTCCTAAAGATCTTGTTCCCCTGGAAAATCTGGAGGAAATTTGGGCCAATCCtgaatcaacaaaagaaataattgattATACAGAGGACAAACCAAAGCGGTCTGCCAATGCTTCAAGGGCCAATGTAGCTAGGAAAAATTGCGGAAGCGTCACAAATAGCGTATCAAGACAATGTGGTGTTGGCAGGACACTATCTGATTCAGATGGTTTGCTTGGGCGGGACAAAAACAGTGATTCTGATAGCACAATCTCATCAAGCTCGGAGACGACCACAAAGAGAAGAAGCTGGAATGAAATGGACAGTACGAGAAtagatgaaatttcaaaatctcgAATTCTGAAGCACAAATTAAAGCCCGTGTCAATCAGCCAAGACCACTGTAGATGT GAGGTAGTGAAACAAAGAGATGCAGCTGTGCTTGCTGCTGTGGAGGCTCTTCAAGAGGCTTCCGCGGCTGAAAGATTGCTGAAATGCCTCAG TGCATATTCAGAACTTCAGTCGTCCAATTCAGAGGAAGAGCAGCCACCAGTTGATAAGTTTTTTAAGCTTCAAGATGACATGTCTCACAGTCGACTAGTTATTCAGTCACTGACCAATGCCACTCCAACAAGAGCAGCCGAAATCGAGCCCAATAGCGCGAATTCCACAAGGGAAGCTTTTAAGATTGCATTAGATAGGAAAAGAAATGCAAGTTTGTGGATTAAAGCAGCTTTGGCATTTGATCTAGTTCCATTATCTACGACCACAAGATCGTGCCTTCCATCTGTTGAAGCCACTAAAGCTTTCAAACTGTCTTGTGTTGAATCTGCTGACAGTGTGCCAACAAGAAAACACAAGAACTGCGAGGTAATGATCGGGGCGACATCTGAGAATCACAAACTTGAACGGTCAAAAGGAAGTCCTTCAAGTGCAACAGCTGATTTAGCCAATTCCCTGCAAGATGAATTCAGAACATTGTTTCTGGCATACGTGGAGCGATACTTAGATGGGCTTAAGAGCCAATTCTCCATAGAATCTATATCAAATAGCCAGACAATCCATGTGATGCTTCAGATCAAAAGAGTGAGCGATTGGTTGGACGTCATGGCGAGAAAGGAGGCTAGTTATGCAAAGATAGGATGCAGGGGGAGTTCTGATTTGGAGGATCCAGAATTCGAGGTCTACAGTAGGGTTAGAAACAAAATTTATAGGATTCTGTTAATGCACATTGAGAAAACTGCCCTGGCATGGGAAAGTACGAATACAGCTGTGGAAGCTTGA